In Kogia breviceps isolate mKogBre1 chromosome 19, mKogBre1 haplotype 1, whole genome shotgun sequence, a single genomic region encodes these proteins:
- the FTSJ3 gene encoding pre-rRNA 2'-O-ribose RNA methyltransferase FTSJ3, whose translation MGKKGKVGKSRRDKFYHLAKETGYRSRSAFKLIQLNRRFRFLQKARALLDLCAAPGGWLQVATKFMPVSSLIVGVDLVPIKPLPNVVTLQEDITTERCRQALRKELKTWKVDVVLNDGAPNVGASWVHDAYSQAHLTLMALRLACDFLGRGGCFITKVFRSRDYQPLLWIFQQLFRHVQATKPQASRHESAEIFVVCQGFLAPDKVDSKFFDPKFAFKEVEVQAKTVTELVTKKKPKAEGYAEGDLTLYHRTSITDFLRAANPVDFLSKASEISLDDEELARHPATTEDIRACCQDIRVLGRKELRSLLNWRTKLRRYVAKKLKEQAKALDISLSSGEEEEGEEEESAAAMGPQPSEEEEEEQQLNRTLAEMKAQELAELKRKKKKLLREQRKQRERVELRMDLPGVSIADEGETGMFSLRTIRGHQLLEEVTQGDMSAADTFLSDLPRDDIYISDVEEEDDTSLDSDLDPEELAGVREPQSLKDQKCVRFAEAQDGREEEEEENPLLVPLEEKALLQEEQASLWFSKDGFSGIGDDADEALEISQAQLLYESRRKGQQLPPLPSGVKMKNQPPPCQDEAPERAEAPSGTEAATGPGGEERDGSSDSDSSSSEGEESWKPCCRKKRSRGPKSDDDDDVGFEIVPIKDPVKHRILDPEGLALGAIIASSKKAKRDLIDDSFSRYTFNEDEGELPDWFVQEEQQHRIRQLPIDKKEVEHYRKRWREINARPIKKVAEAKARKKRRMLKKLEQTKKKAEAVVNTVDISEREKVAQLRSLYKKAGLGKEKRQVTYVVAKKGVGRKVSRPAGVKGHFKVVDSRMKKDQRAQQRKEQKKKHRRK comes from the exons ATGGGCAAAAAGGGCAAAGTCGGGAAGAGCCGGCGAGACAAGTTCTATCACTTGGCAAAGGAGACGG GTTACCGTTCGCGCTCTGCTTTCAAGCTGATCCAGCTGAATCGCCGCTTTCGATTTCTGCAGAAAGCCCGAGCCTTGCTGGACCTGTGCGCTGCACCTGGTGGATG gCTGCAAGTGGCCACCAAGTTTATGCCTGTATCCAGCCTTATTGTGG GAGTGGATCTGGTTCCAATCAAGCCTCTTCCCAATGTGGTGACACTGCAGGAGGACATCACAACAGAACGCTGTAGGCAG gCCCTGAGGAAGGAGCTGAAAACCTGGAAAGTTGATGTTGTGCTCAATGACGGGGCCCCCAACGTCGGGGCTAGCTGGGTGCATGATGCTTACTCACAAG CCCATTTGACACTGATGGCTCTGCGTTTGGCTTGTGATTTTCTGGGCCGTGGTGGCTGCTTCATCACAAAGGTTTTCCGTTCCCGTGACTATCAGCCCTTACTATGGATCTTCCAGCAGCTCTTCCGCCATGTCCAGGCCACCAAGCCCCAAGCTTCTCGTCATGAATCTGCAGAGATCTTTGTAGTCTGCCAGG GATTCCTGGCTCCTGACAAGGTTGACAGTAAATTCTTTGATCCCAAATTTGCCTTCAAGGAGGTTGAAGTTCAGGCCAAGACTGTTACTGAATTGGTGACTAAAAAGAAGCCAAAG GCTGAAGGCTATGCTGAGGGTGACCTCACACTCTATCACCGAACCTCAATCACTGACTTCCTCCGAGCTGCCAACCCTGTTGACTTCCTCTCCAAAGCCAGTGAA ATCTCGCTAGACGATGAAGAGTTGGCACGGCATCCAGCTACCACTGAGGACATCCGGGCGTGCTGTCAGGATATCAGAGTGCTGGGTCGTAAGGAGCTCAG GTCCCTACTGAACTGGAGAACAAAGCTTCGGCGTTATGTGGCCAAGAAACTGAAAGAACAAGCAAAGGCGCTGGACATCAG CCTCAGctcaggggaggaagaggaaggtgaAGAGGAGGAGTCAGCAGCTGCGATGGGGCCGCAGCcctcggaggaggaggaggaggagcagcagCTGAACCGGACCCTGGCAGAGATGAAGGCCCAGGAGCTGGCCGAGTTAAAGAG gaagaaaaagaagctgCTGCGGGAGCAGAGGAAGCAGCGAGAGCGTGTGGAGCTGAGGATGGACCTTCCCGGGGTCTCCATTGCAGACGAGGGCGAGACTGGCATGTTCTCCCTGCGCACCATCCGGGGTCACCAG TTGTTAGAGGAGGTAACACAGGGGGACATGAGTGCTGCAGACACATTTTTGTCTGATCTGCCAAGAGACGATATCTACATATCAGATGTTGAGGAGGAGGATGATACATCTCTGGATAGTGACCTGGATCCAGAGGAGCTGGCAGGAGTCAGAGAACCTCAGAGTCTAAAGGACCAAAAGTG TGTACGGTTTGCTGAAGCGCAAGATggtagagaggaggaggaagaagagaatccATTGCTGGTACCATTGGAGGAAAAGGCACTACTGCAGGAAGAACAGGCCAGCCTGTGGTTCTCAAAG GACGGCTTCAGTGGGATTGGGGATGATGCCGACGAGGCCCTGGAGATCAGTCAGGCCCAGCTGTTGTACGAGAGCCGTCGCAAGGGGCAGCAGCTGCCACCACTGCCTTCCGGTGTGAAGATGAAGAACCAACCTCCCCCGTGCCAGGATGAGGCCCCTGAGAGGGCAGAGGCTCCTTCAGGCACAGAGGCTGCCACTGGCCCTGGcggggaagagagagatggcagTTCTGACAGTGACAGCAGTAGCAGTGAGGGTGAAGAGAG CTGGAAACCATGCTGCAGGAAGAAGCGAAGCCGTGGGCCTAAgtcagatgatgatgatgatgttgggTTTGAGATCGTGCCTATCAAGGACCCAG tgAAACATCGGATACTGGACCCTGAAGGCCTTGCTCTAGGTGCTATTATTGCTTCTTCCAAAAAAGCCAAGAGGGACCTCATAGATGACTCCTTCAGCCG GTACACATTTAATGAGGATGAGGGGGAGCTTCCAGACTGGTTtgtgcaggaggaacagcagcACAGGATACGACAATTGCCTATTGATAAGAAGGAGGTGGAGCATTACCGGAAACGCTGGCGGGAAATCAATGCACGTCCCATCAAGAAAGTGGCTGAGGCCAAAGCCAGGAAGAAACGGAGG ATGCTGAAGAAGCTGGAGCAAACCAAGAAGAAGGCAGAAGCTGTGGTCAACACAGTGGACATCTCAGAACGGGAGAAAGTGGCACAGCTTCGAAG TCTCTATAAGAAAGCTGGGCTTGGAAAGGAGAAACGCCAAGTCACCTATGTTGTAGCCAAAAAGGGTGTGGGGCGCAAAGTGAGCCGGCCAGCTGGGGTCAAAGGTCACTTCAAGGTGGTGGACTCGAGAATGAAGAAGGACCAAAGAGCACAGCAGCGGAAGGAGCAGAAGAAAAAGCACAGGCGGAAGTGA